One Succinivibrio dextrinosolvens DNA window includes the following coding sequences:
- the ruvX gene encoding Holliday junction resolvase RuvX has product MSTILAFDFGMNHIGVATGNTTTKTCSPQKSLNARDGIPDAQALDRLVRDWIPSLFVVGLPLNMDGSEQEMTFKARKFGNRLKEKYKKEVVFIDERLTSASAKEEIFARGGFRALAKDKGAIDSLSAVTIIEQYFSEHA; this is encoded by the coding sequence GTGAGTACGATTCTAGCTTTTGATTTTGGTATGAATCATATTGGAGTTGCTACAGGAAATACAACAACCAAAACCTGTTCACCTCAGAAATCATTAAATGCTAGGGATGGAATTCCTGATGCCCAGGCTTTAGACAGACTGGTTCGTGATTGGATTCCTTCCTTATTTGTTGTAGGTCTTCCTTTAAATATGGATGGCTCTGAGCAGGAAATGACCTTTAAGGCCAGAAAGTTCGGCAACCGTTTAAAGGAAAAATATAAAAAGGAAGTTGTTTTTATTGATGAGCGTCTTACATCTGCGTCTGCAAAAGAAGAGATCTTTGCTCGTGGAGGCTTCAGAGCTTTGGCAAAAGATAAGGGCGCAATTGATTCTCTGTCAGCTGTAACCATTATAGAACAGTATTTTTCTGAACATGCCTAA
- a CDS encoding RNA polymerase sigma factor FliA has product MAGIVNGAKAYQAQVQVDMAQMVDTYAPLVKRIALHLKARLPASVELDDLIQSGMIGLMDAITHFEDGHGAVFETYASIRIRGAMIDEMRQNDWAPRSVHQNARSISNAITKLSHQLGREPKDIEIANELGVDLEKYNQMLLDSSSSQMIGIEDLGVTDDVIAEGNDNRKDKLFDFLATSKFKHSLAEAIQKLPEREQQVLALYYDEELNLKEIGQVLDLSESRICQLMSQSMARLRSMLKDWSGK; this is encoded by the coding sequence ATGGCAGGAATTGTAAACGGTGCTAAGGCCTATCAGGCACAGGTCCAAGTAGATATGGCACAGATGGTGGATACTTATGCGCCATTGGTCAAAAGGATCGCTCTGCATCTTAAGGCAAGATTACCGGCCAGTGTGGAACTTGACGATTTAATCCAGTCAGGAATGATTGGACTTATGGATGCGATAACCCATTTCGAAGATGGGCATGGTGCCGTATTTGAGACATATGCTTCCATAAGAATAAGAGGTGCGATGATTGACGAAATGAGACAGAACGACTGGGCACCTCGTTCTGTTCATCAGAATGCTAGAAGTATCTCAAACGCAATAACAAAACTTTCTCACCAGCTGGGTAGAGAACCTAAAGATATAGAAATAGCAAACGAACTTGGGGTAGATCTTGAGAAGTACAACCAGATGTTGCTGGATTCATCCTCTAGTCAGATGATTGGTATTGAAGATCTCGGGGTAACTGACGATGTTATAGCAGAGGGTAATGATAACAGAAAAGATAAACTGTTTGATTTTCTGGCGACATCAAAGTTCAAACATTCACTTGCAGAAGCTATACAGAAACTACCAGAGCGAGAACAGCAGGTTCTGGCGCTTTATTATGATGAAGAACTGAACCTTAAGGAAATAGGTCAGGTGCTTGATCTCAGTGAATCAAGAATCTGTCAGCTGATGTCCCAGTCTATGGCAAGATTGCGATCAATGCTAAAAGATTGGAGTGGAAAATAG
- a CDS encoding C69 family dipeptidase: protein MKKYIVTAIALITACSINSSSACTSMIITKGASADGSLYITHSNDGYTGDTSVVYVPAADHKKGEMRQVYPSACAREAYPDYNCDYTPRLNVKGRGPDYSFSGVPITESLGEIPQVEHTYAYLDSNYGIINEKGLMLGECTDNSEYMGYVRPDAGTGLFYSSELGRVALERCTTAREAVILMGELIDEYGLWGTAETLIVGDKEEGWVLEMMPNPSGKGGFWAAQKVPDGEFFIAANQFRIRELDKNNPDQIFNDHLIDDLKAIGWAAFDKDGRLDWLRSIKSIEHLHPYYCLRRVWRAMDLVAPSKHYPAWVEGYDTKAYPFSVKPDKPITLNQIMEIHRDSYAGTEFEFATKATGGLYGFPYCHAAYDKERVLSTPAISYIWINQNNDRLPAPVSWLAYTSPAESLYVPLPVAPITELYSRVNRKQYDDSKFYWNVSNVGNLTRAYYSILAPEVKSTAHRIEKDSQDLIENSLNLSVEDFNNMLLENAKSNREEWIKLYHRLLAILDTDSFKYVKGHIPRNYAPTSYEKVEN from the coding sequence ATGAAGAAATATATTGTTACGGCTATTGCGCTTATAACTGCGTGTTCAATAAATTCATCCTCAGCCTGCACCTCAATGATAATCACAAAGGGAGCTTCTGCTGACGGCTCTTTATATATTACCCATTCCAATGATGGCTACACCGGAGATACCTCGGTGGTCTACGTACCTGCAGCTGATCACAAGAAAGGAGAAATGCGTCAGGTATACCCTTCTGCATGCGCAAGAGAAGCCTACCCTGACTACAATTGCGACTATACTCCTAGACTAAACGTAAAAGGAAGAGGTCCTGACTATTCATTTTCAGGAGTACCAATTACAGAGTCTCTAGGAGAAATTCCTCAGGTTGAACATACATATGCCTATCTTGACAGCAACTATGGAATTATTAACGAAAAAGGTCTGATGCTAGGAGAATGCACCGATAATTCTGAATACATGGGATATGTAAGACCAGATGCAGGAACAGGTCTTTTCTATTCCTCAGAGCTTGGTAGAGTTGCTCTGGAGAGATGTACCACTGCAAGAGAAGCCGTAATTTTAATGGGAGAACTTATTGACGAATACGGTCTTTGGGGTACAGCAGAGACTTTGATTGTTGGCGATAAGGAAGAAGGCTGGGTGCTCGAAATGATGCCTAATCCATCAGGAAAAGGAGGATTCTGGGCAGCACAAAAGGTTCCAGACGGAGAGTTCTTTATTGCAGCAAATCAGTTCAGAATACGCGAACTTGATAAGAATAACCCGGATCAGATTTTCAACGATCACCTGATTGATGACTTAAAGGCTATAGGATGGGCTGCATTTGACAAGGATGGCAGATTGGACTGGCTGCGCTCCATAAAATCAATTGAACATCTTCACCCTTATTACTGTCTGAGACGCGTGTGGAGAGCTATGGATCTGGTTGCTCCATCAAAGCACTATCCAGCATGGGTTGAAGGCTACGATACCAAAGCCTATCCATTTTCTGTAAAACCTGATAAACCAATTACTCTAAATCAGATTATGGAGATACACAGAGATTCATACGCAGGTACAGAATTTGAGTTTGCAACCAAGGCTACCGGCGGACTTTATGGATTCCCATATTGTCATGCCGCCTATGACAAAGAAAGAGTACTGAGCACTCCCGCTATATCCTATATATGGATCAACCAGAACAACGATAGACTGCCTGCTCCTGTATCCTGGCTTGCATACACATCACCTGCAGAAAGTCTTTATGTACCGCTTCCGGTTGCACCTATTACAGAACTGTACAGCCGAGTAAACAGAAAACAGTATGACGATTCAAAATTCTACTGGAATGTTTCTAATGTCGGAAATCTAACCAGAGCCTATTATTCAATACTGGCACCAGAGGTAAAATCTACTGCTCACCGTATTGAAAAAGATTCACAGGATCTGATTGAGAATTCACTTAACCTTTCAGTTGAGGATTTTAATAATATGCTTTTAGAGAATGCCAAGTCAAACCGAGAGGAATGGATAAAACTCTATCACCGGCTTCTAGCAATACTTGATACAGACAGCTTTAAATACGTTAAGGGACATATTCCAAGAAACTATGCCCCAACCTCTTATGAAAAAGTTGAGAACTAG
- a CDS encoding MinD/ParA family ATP-binding protein — protein sequence MAIDERTNKRKVKVITVTGGKGGVGKSSVSLNIAVALTLLGKKVMLFDADLGLANIDVMLGLKVDKNLGHVLNGECELQDILQTGPHGLRIVPASSGLKQMVELTVEQHAGLIRAFSTLKEDIDYFIVDTAAGISDMVLSFCRAAQDVLMVVCNEPTSVADAYAQMKVLSRDYGVKKFKIIGNQLHSLDEGKLMYQKLVAVTERFIDATLELVACIPVDMNMRKAIRQRSCVVDLFPTSPAARAFKTLANRITTWPIPDIAGGHLEFFVENLISADKKN from the coding sequence ATGGCTATCGACGAAAGAACCAACAAGCGTAAAGTAAAGGTTATCACTGTTACTGGTGGCAAAGGCGGTGTTGGTAAATCAAGTGTGTCCTTAAATATTGCTGTTGCCTTAACTCTTTTAGGCAAAAAGGTAATGCTTTTTGATGCGGACCTTGGCCTTGCCAATATTGACGTTATGCTTGGTTTGAAAGTAGACAAGAATCTTGGACATGTACTAAACGGAGAGTGTGAGCTTCAGGATATTCTGCAGACTGGCCCTCATGGTCTGAGAATTGTACCTGCATCATCTGGTCTTAAGCAGATGGTGGAATTGACTGTCGAGCAGCACGCCGGACTAATTAGAGCTTTTTCTACTTTAAAGGAAGATATAGATTATTTTATTGTTGATACAGCTGCGGGTATTTCTGACATGGTTCTTTCCTTCTGCCGTGCTGCTCAGGATGTTCTGATGGTTGTATGCAACGAGCCAACCTCTGTCGCAGATGCCTATGCACAGATGAAGGTTCTATCAAGAGATTACGGTGTTAAGAAATTCAAGATCATTGGAAATCAGCTTCATTCTCTTGATGAGGGTAAGCTGATGTACCAGAAGCTTGTTGCCGTAACTGAAAGATTTATTGATGCTACATTGGAACTGGTTGCATGTATTCCTGTTGATATGAATATGAGAAAGGCAATCAGACAGCGCTCATGCGTGGTTGACCTCTTCCCAACTTCTCCTGCAGCTAGAGCATTTAAGACTTTGGCTAATAGAATTACAACCTGGCCAATTCCTGATATTGCAGGCGGTCATTTGGAATTTTTTGTTGAAAATTTGATCTCCGCCGACAAGAAAAATTAA
- a CDS encoding MTH1187 family thiamine-binding protein translates to MNTLVAVAISPCGTGDELSSDVAKVVDIIRKSGLKNRTSSMFTEIEGEWDEVMNTVKEATMVLAEKGIRTEVVLKADVRPGYKDMMDGKIERLEKKIAKLNE, encoded by the coding sequence ATGAATACATTGGTAGCCGTAGCAATTTCTCCCTGCGGAACTGGCGATGAGTTATCCTCAGATGTTGCGAAGGTTGTGGATATCATCAGAAAATCCGGACTAAAAAACAGAACCTCCTCCATGTTTACAGAAATTGAAGGCGAATGGGACGAGGTTATGAATACTGTAAAAGAGGCCACTATGGTCCTTGCGGAGAAAGGAATTAGAACAGAAGTTGTGCTTAAGGCTGATGTTCGTCCTGGCTATAAGGATATGATGGATGGCAAAATCGAAAGACTAGAGAAGAAGATTGCAAAATTAAATGAGTAA
- the flhF gene encoding flagellar biosynthesis protein FlhF codes for MKLKRFVAKDMRTALAKIKEELGAEAVIMSNKRVGPNVEIIAGVEGDIPVAPVKTQSRSKGQITSNIQEDSPLSRIIADDEVTLSSSKNKSEVKPVTKSVGGSKSEAFAKSLLEILERQQQSAPEVATEKKTAKTSKVKAKAPAPLSEQTGLRDLFIKEEEKKKEKKVESSHGISSYISKESESEKTEIEQLRHDVDSIRRLLQFELAGLMSDTKKREEPVRAMIYELLLSSGFDKSISNELSESIDSDASFNFAWRQLAQNLERRIKTGSDEIVTDGGIVTLIGPAGVGKTTTIAKLAARFVMKYGADRVALITADHYRIGAVEQVKTYGRIMGCSTFAIKSIDELPEMLYTLRDKSLVLVDTVGVGLHDERFESQVNALKKQSRLKMKHYLVLPATAQRKVLEHAYEHFSNIGLKGIILTKIDESESLADALSLCIKQKLMLSYVTDGQRVPEDLEVPDARALALKALSSVESDVAKFALEQSVL; via the coding sequence ATGAAACTTAAGCGCTTTGTTGCAAAGGACATGCGAACTGCACTGGCTAAGATTAAAGAAGAGCTAGGTGCAGAAGCTGTAATTATGTCAAACAAACGCGTTGGACCTAACGTTGAGATTATTGCCGGTGTTGAAGGCGATATTCCTGTTGCGCCGGTTAAGACGCAATCAAGATCAAAGGGTCAGATAACCTCAAATATTCAGGAAGATTCTCCTCTTTCCAGAATTATAGCTGATGATGAAGTTACCTTAAGTTCATCCAAAAACAAATCTGAAGTTAAACCTGTTACAAAGAGTGTCGGCGGAAGCAAATCGGAAGCTTTTGCAAAGAGTCTCCTAGAGATTTTAGAACGACAGCAGCAGTCTGCTCCTGAAGTAGCTACTGAGAAAAAGACAGCAAAGACTTCAAAGGTCAAGGCCAAAGCTCCAGCGCCACTGTCAGAACAGACTGGTCTGCGAGATCTGTTTATAAAAGAGGAAGAGAAGAAAAAAGAGAAGAAGGTTGAGTCTTCCCACGGAATTTCCTCTTATATTTCCAAAGAATCAGAATCAGAAAAAACTGAAATCGAGCAGCTTCGTCATGATGTGGATTCCATAAGACGTCTTCTGCAGTTTGAGCTGGCAGGTCTTATGTCAGATACCAAGAAGCGTGAAGAGCCTGTAAGGGCAATGATTTATGAACTTCTGCTTTCATCTGGTTTTGATAAGTCAATTTCCAACGAACTTTCGGAGAGTATTGATTCAGATGCCTCCTTCAATTTTGCCTGGCGTCAGCTTGCACAGAATCTGGAGAGAAGAATTAAGACCGGTAGTGATGAAATCGTAACAGATGGTGGAATCGTTACCCTTATAGGCCCTGCTGGAGTTGGAAAAACTACGACTATTGCAAAACTTGCTGCAAGATTTGTAATGAAATACGGTGCTGACAGGGTTGCACTGATTACAGCTGATCATTACAGAATTGGAGCTGTCGAACAGGTTAAAACCTATGGTCGTATCATGGGATGTTCGACCTTTGCCATCAAATCAATCGACGAACTTCCTGAAATGCTCTATACATTAAGAGATAAGAGTCTGGTTTTGGTTGATACTGTTGGAGTCGGACTTCATGATGAAAGATTTGAAAGTCAGGTAAATGCTCTAAAGAAACAGTCAAGATTAAAGATGAAACATTATCTTGTTCTTCCTGCAACTGCTCAGAGAAAGGTGCTAGAGCATGCATATGAGCATTTCTCAAATATAGGTCTTAAAGGAATTATTTTAACAAAAATTGATGAAAGTGAGTCTCTTGCTGATGCGCTGTCACTATGCATCAAACAGAAACTAATGCTTTCCTATGTAACAGATGGACAGAGAGTTCCTGAGGATCTTGAGGTCCCAGATGCCAGAGCTCTCGCTTTAAAGGCTTTAAGCAGTGTTGAAAGTGATGTGGCTAAATTTGCTCTAGAGCAGTCTGTCTTATAA
- the flhA gene encoding flagellar biosynthesis protein FlhA: protein MMKIGTPILVLACLAMITLPMPPFLLDILFSFNIALSMIVLLVSIYSQKPLDFGSFPAVLLMATILRLSLNVASTRVILLNGQNGTAAAGKVIESFGNVVMGGSYTVGIIVFAILIIINFKVITNGAGRIAEVSARFTLDAMPGKQMSIDADLNAGIIDQDQARERRMEVTREADFYGSMDGASKFVKGDAVAGLLIMAINLVGGIIIGTFNFNLTVAESASIFTLLTIGDGLVAQIPSLLLSVASAIIVSRQSSSKQEMGQQVVVDLFSKPKTLLISAGILFVMGIVPGMPHVAFLLLSSICGGIGWGLHYVGKKKEALEKEKSTSVAGAKPSPDLKELSWDDVSEVDVIGLEVGYRLIPMVDKNQSGELLNRVKGVRKKLSQDLGFLIPPVHIRDNLDLGPNFYRITLMGVTYGEAEIQPERDMAINPGQVFGDIPGLKAKDPAFGLDAVWISKSDNDKALGLGYTVVDCSTVIATHLSQILANNCASLIGQEEVQNILDIVAKSQPKLVNGLVPSVVNLGLLTHILQNLLNEGVPIRDMRTVLETLVEYGPKSQDPEVLTAACRIGLRRLIIQDIVGSENVIPVITLAPDLEKVLHKSLETGGSEGIGIEPGMADRIQRSLMDATQAQEMEGEPAILLTSGILRSTLSRFVKNTIPGLRVLSYQEIPDDKQIKIVSVIGNNQNQQNIGIGH from the coding sequence ATGATGAAGATTGGTACTCCTATTCTTGTCTTAGCTTGTCTGGCTATGATTACTCTTCCAATGCCACCTTTTCTTTTGGACATCCTTTTCTCTTTTAATATCGCTCTGTCCATGATCGTGCTTCTGGTTTCGATTTATTCCCAGAAGCCTCTTGATTTTGGTTCCTTTCCTGCTGTTCTGCTGATGGCGACAATTCTTCGTCTTTCTCTGAATGTTGCCTCAACACGAGTTATTCTTTTAAATGGTCAGAACGGAACTGCCGCTGCAGGAAAGGTGATTGAATCCTTTGGTAACGTGGTAATGGGCGGTAGTTATACCGTAGGTATCATTGTATTCGCCATTCTGATTATTATTAACTTCAAGGTTATTACTAACGGTGCAGGAAGAATTGCGGAAGTTTCTGCACGATTTACTCTTGATGCTATGCCTGGTAAACAGATGTCAATTGACGCCGACTTGAATGCCGGTATCATTGATCAGGATCAGGCACGTGAAAGACGTATGGAAGTTACGCGTGAGGCTGATTTCTATGGCTCCATGGATGGTGCCTCAAAGTTTGTAAAGGGCGATGCCGTTGCAGGTCTGCTGATTATGGCCATCAATCTTGTTGGTGGCATTATTATCGGTACTTTCAATTTTAATCTTACTGTAGCAGAATCCGCTTCTATTTTTACTCTTCTCACCATTGGTGATGGATTGGTTGCACAGATCCCTTCGCTATTGCTATCTGTTGCTTCAGCTATTATTGTTAGCCGTCAAAGCAGTTCAAAACAGGAAATGGGACAACAGGTGGTAGTCGACCTTTTTTCAAAGCCTAAGACTCTGCTTATCTCCGCAGGTATTCTTTTTGTTATGGGTATTGTCCCTGGTATGCCTCATGTTGCCTTTCTTCTTTTATCTTCTATTTGTGGCGGAATTGGCTGGGGTCTGCATTATGTTGGAAAGAAAAAGGAAGCACTCGAAAAGGAAAAGTCTACTTCTGTAGCTGGAGCAAAACCTTCTCCTGATCTTAAGGAACTTTCCTGGGATGATGTATCTGAAGTTGATGTTATTGGACTGGAAGTTGGCTATCGTCTGATCCCTATGGTTGACAAGAATCAGAGCGGTGAACTTTTAAACCGAGTAAAGGGTGTGAGAAAGAAGCTTTCTCAGGATTTGGGATTCTTAATTCCACCTGTTCATATTCGTGACAATCTGGATTTAGGCCCTAATTTCTACAGAATTACCCTTATGGGCGTAACCTATGGCGAAGCAGAAATTCAGCCTGAACGTGACATGGCAATCAATCCTGGTCAGGTATTTGGTGATATTCCTGGCCTTAAGGCTAAAGATCCTGCTTTTGGTCTTGATGCCGTTTGGATCAGCAAATCAGATAATGACAAGGCCCTAGGATTAGGTTATACCGTGGTTGACTGTTCAACTGTTATTGCTACACATCTATCTCAGATTCTAGCTAACAACTGTGCCTCTCTGATCGGACAGGAAGAGGTTCAGAATATTCTCGATATTGTGGCAAAATCTCAGCCTAAACTGGTAAACGGTCTTGTCCCATCTGTTGTAAATCTTGGCCTACTGACTCATATTCTTCAGAATCTGCTAAACGAGGGTGTTCCAATCAGAGATATGCGAACTGTGCTTGAGACTCTGGTGGAATATGGTCCTAAGAGTCAGGATCCTGAAGTTCTGACCGCAGCCTGTAGAATTGGTCTGAGACGACTGATTATTCAGGACATTGTTGGTTCTGAAAATGTTATCCCAGTTATTACCCTTGCTCCTGATCTTGAGAAGGTTCTGCACAAGTCTCTAGAGACTGGCGGTTCAGAGGGTATAGGCATTGAGCCTGGTATGGCTGACAGAATTCAGAGATCTCTTATGGATGCAACTCAGGCACAGGAAATGGAAGGAGAGCCTGCGATTCTATTAACATCAGGAATTCTTCGTTCAACTCTTTCTAGGTTTGTAAAGAATACTATTCCTGGTCTTAGAGTGCTTTCCTATCAGGAAATTCCTGATGATAAACAGATTAAGATTGTATCAGTAATCGGAAACAATCAGAATCAGCAGAATATTGGAATCGGTCATTAG
- a CDS encoding C69 family dipeptidase, with the protein MNKLNKYFLSILLSSSIISSADAGTVMYVSPQASDNGTAYLSFSIDRKVSPNVMYVEAADHESDEMREIYEDGDPSLKFLGQIPQVNHTFAYIKTEYGIINENSLMLGFCENSSAHKFAKSKPSEKAILCLQEITKLALERCVKASDAIAMLSQMIDKYGYYGTPSTLVISDKEEGYVLELMPSADNAGGYYVARKIPQGHFFVAADQFRIQSIDKDNPDFIFNDNLISRMQQADIAQLTSGNLNWLRSVKGNEIRPYYSLRRVWRAMSIVAPSKNYSPWVSGWASTAYPFSVAPDSKISLMDLIALTRDTYTGTQFDNATKGTGGLFATPYTHENYGERSIANENTTYTFISQANKQTPSAITWLSLGPSGEGTYVPLTVNKIPSVYADTSRTEYDEKKMWWLSKRISYLTVGYYSSLSDMLKTRVLEQEQHSLTLINHSKGLPKDRFNRVIENNSRTAFNRMQKLYENLLEKHDGGYMLRYAEGHNPKFIPVDSYKKHEVVHVDKEKEKAEIHKKAETSANLKKEGIPFYNAIGIDKLPDRLDFNVFSKILSTTQEYMKHQNNKN; encoded by the coding sequence ATGAATAAATTAAATAAATACTTTCTTTCTATTTTACTATCCTCCTCAATAATCAGCTCCGCAGATGCAGGTACCGTGATGTATGTGTCTCCTCAGGCAAGTGACAATGGAACTGCTTATCTGAGTTTCAGCATAGACAGAAAGGTATCACCTAATGTCATGTACGTTGAGGCGGCTGATCATGAATCAGATGAAATGAGGGAGATTTACGAGGATGGAGATCCTTCTCTTAAATTTTTAGGACAAATCCCTCAGGTTAATCATACTTTTGCCTACATAAAGACCGAGTACGGAATCATCAATGAAAACTCACTGATGCTTGGTTTCTGTGAAAACAGTTCAGCACACAAGTTTGCAAAATCAAAACCATCGGAAAAAGCAATTCTTTGCCTACAGGAAATAACCAAGCTTGCGCTTGAGAGATGTGTAAAAGCCTCTGATGCAATTGCAATGCTGTCACAGATGATTGATAAATATGGTTACTACGGCACACCTTCAACCCTGGTGATTTCAGACAAGGAAGAGGGGTATGTGCTGGAACTGATGCCTTCTGCAGATAATGCTGGAGGCTATTATGTAGCAAGGAAAATTCCACAGGGACATTTTTTCGTAGCAGCAGATCAGTTCAGAATCCAGAGTATTGATAAGGATAATCCAGATTTCATATTTAATGATAACCTGATTTCACGAATGCAGCAGGCAGATATTGCCCAGCTTACCTCTGGAAATTTAAACTGGCTGCGTTCTGTTAAGGGCAACGAGATAAGACCTTATTATTCACTTAGAAGAGTCTGGCGAGCCATGTCAATAGTTGCTCCATCAAAGAACTACTCGCCATGGGTTTCAGGCTGGGCCTCCACTGCATACCCGTTCTCAGTGGCACCAGACAGTAAAATAAGTCTTATGGATTTAATAGCCCTAACCCGAGATACCTATACCGGTACACAGTTCGATAATGCAACCAAAGGCACAGGCGGTCTTTTTGCTACTCCTTACACCCATGAGAATTACGGTGAAAGATCAATTGCCAACGAGAATACGACTTACACATTTATAAGTCAGGCAAACAAGCAGACACCTTCTGCTATCACATGGCTTTCCTTAGGACCCTCAGGTGAAGGAACTTATGTACCACTGACTGTAAACAAGATTCCATCAGTATATGCAGATACAAGCAGAACTGAGTACGACGAGAAAAAGATGTGGTGGCTGAGTAAGAGAATCTCCTATCTGACGGTAGGATACTACTCAAGTCTCTCTGACATGCTCAAAACAAGAGTACTAGAGCAGGAACAACATTCACTTACTCTTATAAATCACTCAAAGGGATTGCCAAAAGACAGATTCAACAGAGTTATTGAAAATAACTCTCGCACAGCCTTTAACAGAATGCAGAAGCTGTATGAGAATCTTCTGGAAAAACATGACGGTGGATATATGCTCCGTTACGCAGAAGGACATAATCCAAAATTTATTCCAGTAGACAGCTACAAGAAACATGAGGTAGTTCATGTTGACAAGGAAAAAGAGAAAGCAGAAATTCATAAAAAAGCAGAAACCTCTGCAAATCTCAAGAAAGAAGGAATTCCTTTCTACAATGCAATTGGCATCGACAAGCTTCCTGACAGATTGGATTTCAATGTTTTCTCAAAGATTCTGTCAACCACTCAGGAATATATGAAGCATCAGAATAATAAGAATTAG
- a CDS encoding thiamine phosphate synthase — MSNIRQKLDISAYLVLGPENTLGRDVGEIVKVAVECGFTCVQVRSKVASAKEMISLCRDCAKFISELGKQDRVALLVDDRLDVVLAAREEGIKVDGIHVGQSDIPVSVCRKFLGEDSIVGLSAPASRLIEYVKNTDVSDIDYFGAGPLHETQTKPDCGVDENGVVITRTFEELSELAKISPIPVVVGGGVKVRDLASLKKTGVDGFFVVSAVASAEDPQKASSELVSTWNQA, encoded by the coding sequence ATGAGTAATATCAGACAGAAACTTGATATTTCTGCCTATCTGGTTTTAGGACCGGAGAATACTCTAGGCAGGGATGTGGGTGAGATCGTAAAGGTTGCGGTTGAATGTGGTTTTACCTGTGTACAGGTAAGATCAAAGGTTGCATCTGCAAAAGAAATGATTTCTCTTTGCAGAGACTGTGCTAAGTTCATCTCTGAATTGGGAAAGCAAGATAGAGTTGCTCTTCTGGTTGATGATAGACTTGATGTAGTGCTTGCTGCTAGAGAAGAAGGTATTAAGGTAGACGGAATTCATGTCGGACAGTCCGATATTCCGGTAAGTGTCTGCAGAAAATTCCTGGGTGAGGATTCCATTGTCGGCCTTTCTGCTCCTGCAAGTCGTCTTATAGAATATGTTAAAAACACAGATGTCTCCGATATTGATTATTTTGGAGCAGGACCGCTTCATGAGACCCAGACCAAGCCTGACTGTGGCGTGGATGAAAACGGTGTTGTTATAACAAGAACATTTGAGGAACTTTCTGAGCTTGCGAAAATCAGTCCTATACCAGTTGTAGTAGGTGGAGGGGTTAAGGTCAGAGATCTTGCCTCTCTGAAAAAGACTGGTGTAGATGGCTTTTTCGTAGTTTCTGCGGTAGCTTCGGCTGAAGATCCCCAAAAAGCTTCCTCTGAGCTGGTTTCTACCTGGAATCAGGCATAA
- a CDS encoding YqcC family protein gives MPKLTKEATIILTLSEIEKELKNLKLWSDGKNRPDDRAFLSETPFFMDTMEFHQWLEFVLIPQMIQLINNKAPLPKNVNIHPYAQEIYRGKWQEYKVLIQKIMEFDKLFQD, from the coding sequence ATGCCTAAACTAACAAAAGAAGCAACTATTATTCTGACTCTATCTGAAATTGAGAAAGAGCTGAAGAATCTCAAGCTCTGGTCTGATGGCAAGAACAGACCTGATGATAGGGCATTTTTAAGTGAAACCCCTTTTTTCATGGATACCATGGAATTTCATCAGTGGCTGGAGTTTGTGCTGATTCCACAAATGATTCAGCTTATAAACAATAAAGCTCCGCTTCCAAAAAATGTGAACATCCATCCTTATGCTCAGGAAATATATAGAGGTAAGTGGCAAGAATACAAAGTTCTGATTCAAAAAATCATGGAGTTTGATAAACTCTTTCAAGACTAG